The proteins below come from a single Sorghum bicolor cultivar BTx623 chromosome 4, Sorghum_bicolor_NCBIv3, whole genome shotgun sequence genomic window:
- the LOC8061030 gene encoding serine decarboxylase 1, with amino-acid sequence MVGSVGNGLADLGAAGAVSMNGVGKPLHPAEAAAAVETLPMELEPPEALVAAAAEAKREEAGANGRRRVIVMGRNVHTSCFAVKEPDADDEETGEREATMASVLALYRRSLVERTKHHLGYPYNLDFDYGALAQLQHFSINNLGDPFIESNYGVHSRQFEVGVLDWFARLWELEKDEYWGYITNCGTEGNLHGILVGREVFPDGILYASRESHYSVFKAARMYRMDCVKVDTLMSGEIDCADFHRKLLQNRDKPAIINVNIGTTVKGAVDDLDLVIKTLEENGFKDRFYIHCDGALFGLMIPFVKKAPQVTFKKPIGSVSVSGHKFVGCPMPCGVQITRLEHINALSSNVEYLASRDATIMGSRNGHAPIFLWYTLNRKGYRGFQKEVQKCLRNAHYLKDRLKEAGVGAMLNELSSTVVFERPKDEEFVRRWQLACEGNIAHVVVMPSVNIDKLDYFLNELVEKRATWYQDGISQPPCIARDVGVENCLCGLHK; translated from the exons ATGGTTGGGAGCGTGGGCAACGGGCTGGCGGATCTGGGCGCAGCAGGGGCCGTCTCCATGAACGGGGTCGGGAAGCCGCTGCATCCtgccgaggcggcggcggcggtggagacGCTCCCGATGGAGCTGGAGCCGCCGGAGGCCTtagtggccgcggcggcggaggcgaagCGGGAGGAGGCTGGTGCAAACGGGAGGAGGAGGGTGATCGTGATGGGGAGGAACGTGCACACCTCCTGCTTCGCCGTCAAGGAGCCCGACGCGGACGACGAGGAGACCGGCGAGCGGGAGGCGACCATGGCCAGCGTCCTCGCGCTCTACCGCCGCTCGCTCGTCGAACGCACCAAGCACCACCTCG GTTACCCATACAATCTGGACTTTGATTATGGTGCACTGGCCCAGCTACAGCACTTCTCCATTAATAACCTTGGTGACCCCTTCATTGAGAGCAACTACGGTGTCCACTCCAGGCAGTTTGAGGTTGGAGTGTTGGATTGGTTCGCTCGCCTCTGGGAGTTAGAAAAGGATGAGTACTGGGGATATATTACTAACTGTGGTACAGAAGGAAATCTGCATGGGATTCTTGTTGG GCGGGAGGTGTTTCCTGATGGAATATTGTATGCTTCTCGCGAGTCCCATTATTCAGTATTCAAAGCAGCAAGAATGTACAGAATGGATTGTGTCAAAGTTGACACCCTTATGTCTGGGGAAATAGATTGTGCTGATTTCCATAGAAAGTTATTGCAGAACCGAGACAAACCTGCCATCATTAATGTTAACATTG GAACAACTGTGAAGGGGGCAGTTGATGATCTAGACTTGGTTATCAAAACCCTTGAGGAAAATGGCTTTAAAGATCGGTTCTATATTCATTGTGATGGTGCCCTTTTTGGATTGATGATACCATTTGTTAAGAAG GCACCTCAAGTGACATTTAAAAAGCCTATTGGGAGTGTCAGCGTCTCTGGGCACAAGTTTGTTGGATGCCCCATGCCATGTGGTGTCCAGATAACAAGATTGGAGCACATAAATGCCCTTTCTAGCAATGTGGAATATCTGGCGTCAAGGGATGCAACGATCATGGGAAGCAGGAATGGCCATGCGCCTATCTTCCTCTGGTACACCCTCAACAGGAAGGGCTACAGAGGCTTTCAGAAAGAAGTCCAGAAGTGCTTGAGAAATGCACACTACCTAAAAGATCGCCTCAAGGAAGCAGGAGTTGGAGCAATGCTTAACGAGCTCAGCAGCACAGTTGTATTTGAAAGGCCGAAGGATGAAGAATTTGTCCGAAGGTGGCAGCTCGCTTGTGAAGGCAATATAGCTCACGTTGTGGTGATGCCCAGTGTCAACATTGACAAGCTAGATTATTTCCTGAATGAATTAGTGGAGAAACGAGCGACTTGGTACCAGGATGGAATAAGTCAACCCCCCTGCATTGCCAGAGACGTAGGCGTCGAGAACTGTCTGTGTGGCCTTCACAAGTAG
- the LOC8061031 gene encoding RING-H2 finger protein ATL74, which produces MKTVKASMQEGYVYVYSRRALLLAPLHSYGENAAASQVVAGQQEAPASDGVRSGGGSSSSSSSSSSSFDANVVMILAVLLCALICALGLNSIVRCALRCTSRTSPGGGAQRQPAAGAGEPGLSVVRLAQAGARRKALRAMPTLVYSPGMLPLQAAGGGGPVCAICLAELEPGERVRVLPKCNHGFHVRCVDRWLLVRSTCPTCRQPLFGAPHKGSGCTDDAGAGAEPPVRAFLVPLRPDGFITPYDF; this is translated from the coding sequence ATGAAGACAGTTAAAGCAAGCATGCAAGAAGGGTACGTGTACGTGTACTCGCGGAGGGCGCTGCTGCTGGCTCCGCTGCACAGCTACGGGGAGAATGCGGCGGCGAGCCAGGTGGTGGCCGGGCAGCAGGAAGCCCCGGCGAGCGACGGCGTCAGGAGCGGGGgtgggagcagcagcagcagcagcagcagcagcagcagcttcgaCGCGAACGTGGTCATGATCCTGGCCGTGCTCCTGTGCGCGCTCATCTGCGCGCTGGGGCTCAACTCCATCGTGCGGTGCGCGCTCCGGTGCACCAGCCGGACGTCGCCCGGCGGCGGGGCGCAGCGGCAGCCGGCCGCGGGGGCGGGGGAGCCGGGGCTGTCGGTGGTGCGGCTCGCGCAGGCCGGGGCGCGGCGGAAGGCGCTGCGCGCGATGCCGACGCTGGTGTACTCGCCGGGGATGCTGCCGCTGCAggcagccggcggcggcgggcccgTGTGCGCCATCTGCCTGGCCGAGCTGGAGCCCGGGGAGCGCGTGCGGGTGCTACCCAAGTGCAACCACGGCTTCCACGTCCGCTGCGTCGACCGCTGGCTGCTGGTGCGGTCCACGTGCCCGACGTGCAGGCAGCCGCTGTTCGGCGCACCGCACAAGGGCTCCGGCTGCACCGACgatgccggcgccggcgccgagcCGCCGGTGCGGGCGTTCCTCGTGCCGCTCCGGCCGGACGGTTTCATCACGCCGTACGATTTTTAG